In the genome of Diceros bicornis minor isolate mBicDic1 unplaced genomic scaffold, mDicBic1.mat.cur scaffold_78_ctg1, whole genome shotgun sequence, one region contains:
- the LOC131403703 gene encoding ral-GDS-related protein-like, whose product MDVELFKKVMPHDFLDSIWSQWDNRANEYLAPTIHATMTHFSRVVKCVITTCLGDPSMTAQDRARVVELCIRVAKEELQKI is encoded by the exons atggatgtg gagctcttcaagaaagtgatgccccatgacttcctggactccatctggtcccagtgggacaacagggccaatgagtaccttgcacccactatccatgccaccatgacccactttagcagagtggtcaaatgtgtcatcaccacctgcctcggggacccgagcatgacggctcaggacagggccagggtggtggagctctgcatccgggtggccaag